Below is a window of Chitinophagaceae bacterium DNA.
TTTTATACTTTTTTCTAAAATACACATTATAAAAGATCCAAAATCATAATGTTTGCAAAAATACTTATTCCAATACCCATCTCACAACTCTTTACCTATAAAGTTCCGTTTTTTTTAGAAAACAAAATAAACATCGGACACCGTGCCATAATCCCATTAGGAAACAGAAAAATACAAACAGGAATAGTTCTTTTTTTAGAAAAAACACAACCTGCAGAAATAGATACCAAAGAAATCAAAGAAATAATTGATGTTCCCGATGAATATCCTATTTTTTTAACCCCACAAATCAAACTTTTAGAGCAAATAGCACAATATTATCTTTGCACACTCGGAGAGGTCTTACATACTGCTTTGCCATCGGGATTTAAAATAAATAGTAAGTCCATAATCCAAACCAATCCCGAAATAGATATATACGAATTGGAATCATATAATTTCAATGATTTAGAAACAAAACTTATAGACATTCTTGCTCTCAAAGAGAGCATTTCTTACGATGAATTAGACGCACAAATAGGCATAAAAAACCCTTATAAAACCATTCATTCCTTAATAGATAAAAAAATAATTTTTCTTTTTGAACAAATAACAGAAAAATATAAACCCGATACTCTAAAAAAGATACGCCTTTCCCCAGATTATCAAGCAAAAGAGCAAATAACCGCTCTTTTTGAAAAACTTAAAAAAAAAGAACCTCAAACAGACATACTCCTTTTCTATGTGCAAGAAATAATGCCCCATATTTCTGTAGAAAATAATAAAAAAGGCATGAAAAAATCAAAAATAGAAGAAAAAAAACTCTCTAAAGCCGCTCTCAATACCCTTCTAAAAAATAAAATAATGGAAGAATTTACAGAAGTCGTATCCCGATTCCCTTTTATAGAAAAAGAACAAACAGAAATTATTCTTCAAGACATACAACAACAGAAACTAAACGAAATAGTAACCGCTTTTGAATCAAAAAATGTAGTTCTTTTTCACGGAATTACGGGCAGCGGAAAAACAGAAATATACATTCATCTCATTCAAAAAGAAATAGCCACAGGAAAACAAGTATTATATCTCTTACCTGAGCTTGCATTGACAGTTCAAATCGTTCAAAGAATAAGAGCTTTTTTTGGAGATATAGTAGGAATATACCATTCTCGATTTTCAGCCAAAGAAAAGGTAGAAGTTTGGAAAGAAATTATAAATGGACGT
It encodes the following:
- the priA gene encoding primosomal protein N'; amino-acid sequence: MFAKILIPIPISQLFTYKVPFFLENKINIGHRAIIPLGNRKIQTGIVLFLEKTQPAEIDTKEIKEIIDVPDEYPIFLTPQIKLLEQIAQYYLCTLGEVLHTALPSGFKINSKSIIQTNPEIDIYELESYNFNDLETKLIDILALKESISYDELDAQIGIKNPYKTIHSLIDKKIIFLFEQITEKYKPDTLKKIRLSPDYQAKEQITALFEKLKKKEPQTDILLFYVQEIMPHISVENNKKGMKKSKIEEKKLSKAALNTLLKNKIMEEFTEVVSRFPFIEKEQTEIILQDIQQQKLNEIVTAFESKNVVLFHGITGSGKTEIYIHLIQKEIATGKQVLYLLPELALTVQIVQRIRAFFGDIVGIYHSRFSAKEKVEVWKEIINGRFKIIVGTRSSIFLPFHSLSLIIVDEEHDASFKQTEASPHYNARDMAIFLAQEHTAKVLLGSATPSLESFFNAENKKYGLVTLHERFAQATLPTINLINVREEKKNKKMNG